The proteins below come from a single Agrococcus beijingensis genomic window:
- a CDS encoding PstS family phosphate ABC transporter substrate-binding protein — MTKSFTKSAVLTAAIGAAALMLTACGGQAAPQSPSGSAAGDSVLSGPVVADGSSTVAPLSEAAADLFRDVEPDVNVTVATSGTGGGFQAFCAGETDISNASRAIKDEEAEACAAAGIEFTEIVVANDGLSVVVNPENDWAQDLTVEQLQTIWSPESEGEIMNWNQVDPSFPDQPLTLFGAGTDSGTFDYFTDAVNGEEGAIRTDYSPSEDDNITVQGVSGDVGAIGFFGLSYVEENEGAIRAVAVDGVMPSTETVQDGTYTPLGRELFIYVNNASYAEKPQVAAFVDFSLDSHAEIAEASLFVPLTEEQVQVAQDELATLS; from the coding sequence GTGACCAAGTCCTTCACCAAGTCGGCAGTGCTGACTGCCGCCATCGGCGCCGCAGCGCTGATGCTCACCGCATGCGGTGGTCAGGCAGCTCCGCAGTCCCCGTCGGGGTCGGCCGCCGGAGACAGCGTGCTCTCGGGCCCCGTCGTCGCCGACGGCTCGTCCACCGTCGCTCCGCTCAGCGAGGCTGCCGCGGACCTGTTCCGCGACGTGGAGCCCGACGTCAACGTCACCGTCGCCACGAGCGGCACCGGTGGCGGTTTCCAGGCGTTCTGTGCGGGAGAGACTGACATTTCGAACGCATCGCGCGCCATCAAGGACGAAGAGGCAGAGGCTTGTGCTGCGGCCGGCATCGAGTTCACCGAGATCGTGGTCGCGAACGACGGCCTTTCGGTCGTCGTCAACCCCGAGAACGACTGGGCACAGGACCTGACCGTCGAGCAGCTACAGACGATCTGGTCGCCGGAGTCCGAGGGCGAGATCATGAACTGGAACCAGGTCGACCCGTCGTTCCCCGACCAGCCGCTCACCCTCTTCGGGGCCGGTACCGACTCGGGCACGTTCGACTACTTCACGGACGCCGTCAACGGCGAGGAGGGCGCGATCCGCACCGACTACAGCCCCTCCGAGGACGACAACATCACGGTCCAGGGAGTCTCCGGCGACGTCGGCGCGATTGGCTTCTTCGGCCTCAGCTACGTCGAGGAGAACGAGGGCGCGATCCGCGCGGTCGCAGTCGATGGCGTCATGCCCTCGACCGAGACGGTGCAGGACGGCACCTACACGCCGCTGGGCCGCGAGCTCTTCATTTACGTGAACAACGCCTCGTACGCCGAGAAGCCGCAGGTCGCCGCCTTCGTCGACTTCTCGCTCGACAGCCACGCCGAGATCGCCGAGGCTTCGCTCTTCGTGCCGCTGACCGAGGAGCAGGTCCAGGTCGCCCAGGACGAGCTGGCCACGCTCAGCTGA
- a CDS encoding arsenate reductase ArsC: MSENPTVLFVCVHNAGRSQMAAGFAAALSNGAVEVLSAGSAPKEQINPVAIEAMAEVGIDIAGNTPKVLTVDAVRESDAVITMGCGDACPIFPGKRYEDWELEDPAGKDIETVRRVRDDIRGRVERLLAELVPSAS, from the coding sequence TTGTCCGAGAACCCCACCGTCCTGTTCGTCTGCGTGCACAACGCCGGCCGCTCCCAGATGGCTGCCGGATTCGCGGCGGCGCTCTCGAACGGCGCCGTCGAGGTGCTCTCCGCCGGCAGCGCGCCGAAGGAGCAGATCAACCCCGTCGCCATCGAGGCGATGGCTGAGGTCGGCATCGATATCGCCGGCAACACCCCTAAGGTGCTCACCGTCGACGCCGTCCGCGAATCCGACGCCGTGATCACCATGGGCTGTGGTGACGCCTGCCCTATCTTCCCCGGCAAGCGCTACGAGGACTGGGAGCTCGAGGACCCGGCCGGCAAGGACATCGAGACCGTTCGCCGCGTCCGGGACGACATCAGGGGCCGCGTCGAGCGCCTGCTCGCCGAACTCGTGCCCAGCGCGAGCTGA
- a CDS encoding arsenate reductase ArsC, with amino-acid sequence MDQLDVGTRRGLPGITYPERFLHALTDELSTDFHGIFASETIERYVLESYTALLRTSAVKAHLVTRVTRFAKDRLHALAEAKGAIPQDRPSVLFVCVQNAGRSQMAAAIAAERSSGRLVVRSAGSMPATSLNPAVVSAMAEIGLDLTGEFPKPLTDDVVRAADVVVTMGCGDACPIYPGKHYEDWQLDDPEHATPEDVRRVRDEITVHVDRMLDQLGIASV; translated from the coding sequence ATGGACCAGCTCGACGTCGGCACACGCCGCGGCCTGCCCGGGATCACCTATCCCGAGCGCTTCCTGCACGCACTCACCGACGAGCTGAGCACGGACTTCCATGGCATCTTCGCGAGCGAGACGATCGAGCGCTATGTCCTCGAGTCGTACACCGCGCTCCTGCGCACGTCGGCAGTGAAGGCGCACCTCGTCACGCGGGTCACCCGGTTCGCGAAGGACCGGCTGCACGCCCTCGCTGAGGCGAAGGGCGCAATCCCGCAGGACCGCCCCAGCGTGCTGTTCGTGTGCGTGCAGAACGCAGGTCGCTCCCAGATGGCCGCCGCCATCGCCGCCGAGCGCTCGAGCGGACGCCTGGTCGTGCGCTCCGCGGGTTCGATGCCCGCGACCTCGCTGAACCCTGCCGTCGTCTCGGCCATGGCCGAGATCGGGCTCGACTTGACCGGAGAATTCCCGAAACCGCTGACCGACGACGTCGTGCGCGCCGCGGACGTCGTGGTGACGATGGGGTGCGGCGACGCGTGCCCCATCTACCCCGGCAAGCACTACGAGGACTGGCAGCTCGACGATCCCGAGCACGCGACGCCGGAGGACGTGCGACGCGTCCGCGACGAGATCACGGTCCACGTCGACCGCATGCTGGATCAGCTCGGCATCGCATCCGTCTGA
- a CDS encoding NAD(P)-binding domain-containing protein encodes MTAPRSIAVIGGGQSALAVGYFLARLRRDAAQGRRESAPEFELLESRPEGGGSWADMWPSLRLFSPADFSSLPGMRMPQSREETASAPEVVDYLRAYAQRYELPVSHGEEVSQIRRGGDHRFEIDATSGTRRADVVVMATGTWGRPFVPSVPGIDDFGGRQLHTRDYAGPAEFEGLRVCVVGGGNSGAQIAADLEPSADVTWVTRRIPRFLPDEVGGRELFAAATQQVEGHSRGVADLGDIVALPPVRAARGRGLRARWNLDRLIPTGVRWTDGSETLVDVVIWCTGFRPDLAPALSLELDRAGGAPQVRSDLMTASASVPGLYFVGYGDWCGPASATLVGVGRMARATVADIDSHHR; translated from the coding sequence ATGACGGCGCCGCGGTCGATCGCCGTCATCGGCGGCGGTCAGTCTGCCCTCGCGGTCGGCTACTTCCTGGCGCGGCTGCGTCGCGATGCCGCCCAAGGGCGACGAGAGTCGGCCCCGGAGTTCGAGCTCCTCGAGAGCCGCCCCGAAGGAGGCGGCTCGTGGGCCGACATGTGGCCGAGCCTGCGCCTCTTCTCGCCCGCCGACTTCTCGTCGCTGCCGGGCATGCGCATGCCCCAGTCGCGCGAGGAAACCGCTTCAGCTCCCGAGGTGGTCGACTACCTCCGCGCGTATGCGCAGCGATACGAGCTGCCCGTCTCGCACGGCGAGGAGGTCTCCCAGATCCGACGGGGCGGCGACCACAGGTTCGAGATCGACGCCACCAGCGGCACGCGCCGCGCCGACGTGGTCGTCATGGCTACGGGCACCTGGGGCCGGCCGTTCGTGCCCTCCGTGCCAGGGATCGACGACTTCGGTGGCCGCCAGCTCCACACGCGCGACTACGCCGGGCCGGCCGAGTTCGAGGGTCTTCGCGTGTGCGTCGTCGGCGGAGGCAACAGCGGCGCGCAGATCGCGGCGGACCTCGAACCGTCCGCCGACGTGACCTGGGTCACCAGACGCATCCCGCGGTTCCTGCCGGACGAGGTCGGTGGACGCGAGCTGTTCGCCGCAGCGACGCAACAGGTGGAGGGACACAGCCGAGGCGTGGCGGATCTCGGCGACATCGTGGCGCTGCCGCCCGTGCGTGCCGCTCGAGGCCGCGGGCTGCGGGCGCGCTGGAATCTCGACAGGCTCATCCCCACGGGCGTGCGCTGGACGGACGGCTCCGAGACCCTCGTGGACGTCGTCATCTGGTGCACGGGCTTCCGGCCGGACCTCGCGCCGGCGCTGTCGCTCGAGCTCGACCGCGCCGGAGGCGCGCCCCAGGTGCGCAGCGACCTCATGACCGCGTCGGCCTCTGTCCCGGGTCTCTACTTCGTCGGCTACGGCGACTGGTGCGGCCCGGCATCCGCCACGCTGGTCGGCGTCGGGCGGATGGCACGCGCCACCGTCGCCGACATCGACTCGCATCATCGATAG